A genomic segment from Etheostoma spectabile isolate EspeVRDwgs_2016 chromosome 11, UIUC_Espe_1.0, whole genome shotgun sequence encodes:
- the ppig gene encoding peptidyl-prolyl cis-trans isomerase G → MGIKVQRTRCFLDIGISNVLVGRVVVELFSDICPKTCENFRCLCTGEKGIGKGTMKPLHYKGCLFHRVVKDFMIQGGDFSEGNGRGGESIYGGFFEDESFAVKHNKGYLLSMANRGKDTNGSQFFITTKPSPHLDGVHVVFGHVISGQEVVQTMENQKTDPNSRPYADVNVLNCGELVPKSKAKKDEKKKARASSSSSSSSSSSESSSQSSSDSEESEKESKKKKKKKKVKKLKKKEKKEKKRSEAESAEEKEQEEVVTSTVRPEEIPPIPENRFLLRRSPQMVQKPKEEAEKIQHKKEERPRESAGTTYNSQSSYHRRLVMTRSGRKIKGRGPRRYRTPSRSRSRSRDRFWRSETPPHWRQEMQRQRMRAVTGERWIKGDRGDMNEAKDEAAKAPRRERWIADTKHEHTAEGKKDKKTRSHNSKSKEEDNDEKNENHSKHKAKKRDKSKSRSKSREKSRRSKSKEKGHKHKSDDRRGRSRSKDHNVNKKEKESESDHNKDRNKGLEEDKKHKEDTKGKNGERTRTKSQSKERPTTKDGHRSSSRNRDKSRRAVSKDKEEKREKDRERGRERITSQDRRHNSERENKKRGTSRDKEQRTRSPERNKPRDSHRGRRSRSKSNKRDHSKDRSSHRKDKDRESGNQRRRRSSSSESDRDEKRKSQKTPDSKRRKANSSSRSKDRRSPAKPRPDSTKGKDRNDSKRNKSSSSSDSD, encoded by the exons ATGGGGATCAAGGTTCAGCGCACTCGCTGCTTCCTTGACATTGGCATCAGTAATGTGCTCG TCGGCAGAGTTGTGGTTGAACTGTTCTCAGACATCTGTCCCAAAACATGTGAAAATTTCAGGTGCCTCTGCACAG GTGAAAAAGGCATTGGTAAAGGCACTATGAAACCCCTGCACTACAAAGGATGTCTGTTCCATCGAGTTGTAAAAGACTTCATGATTCAAGGCGGAGACTTCAGTGAAG GTAATGGACGAGGAGGCGAATCCATCTATGGAGGCTTTTTTGAAG ATGAAAGCTTTGCTGTTAAACACAACAAGGGGTACCTGTTGTCCATGGCCAATAGGGGCAAGGACACAAATGGATCACAGTTTTTTAT AACAACAAAACCCTCACCACATCTGGATGG TGTTCATGTGGTTTTCGGTCACGTGATTTCTGGCCAAGAGGTTGTTCAAACCATGGAGAACCAGAAAACGGATCCTAATAGCAGGCCGTATGCTGACGTGAATGTCTTGAACTGTGGGGAGCTTGTCCCAAAATCTAAAG CGAAGAAAGACGAAAAAAAGAAAGCGCGAGCCTCTTCCAGTTCCAGCAGTAGCTCCAGCAGCTCTGAGAGCTCATCACAGTCCTCCTCTGATTCTGAAGAATCTGAGAAGGAGtctaagaagaagaagaagaaaaagaaggtgaagaagctaaaaaagaaagagaagaaggaaaagaaaag GTCAGAGGCTGAAAGTGCTGAAGAGAAAGAACAAGAAGAGGTGGTTACATCTACTGTACGTCCTGAAGAAATTCCACCGATCCCAGAGAACCGATTTCTGTTGAGGAGGAGTCCCCAGATGGTTCAGAAACCAAAAGAGGAGGCTGAAAAGATTCAGCATAAAAAGGAGGAAAGGCCAAGAGAGAG tgCCGGCACAACATATAACTCTCAATCATCATATCACAGAAGACTGGTGATGACACGATCCGGGAGGAAGATAAAAGGCAGGGGTCCAAGG CGCTATCGGACTCCGTCACGCTCCCGTTCCAGGTCCAGAGATCGTTTTTGGCGCAGTGAAACCCCTCCACACTGGCGTCAGGAGATGCAACGTCAGAGGATGAGGGCAGTCACCGGAGAGCGCTGGATTAAGGGTGACAG AGGTGACATGAACGAGGCAAAGGATGAGGCTGCTAAAGCCCcaagaagagagagatggatcGCTGACACAAAGCACGAACACACAGCTGAGggtaaaaaagacaagaaaactcGGTCACATAATTCCAAAAGCAAAGAAGAGGACAATGATGAGAAGAATGAGAATCATAGCAAACACAAGGCAAAGAAACGGGATAAATCTAAAAGCCGCagtaaaagcagagaaaagagtAGGAGGTCTAAAAGCAAAGAGAAGGGTCACAAGCACAAAAGTGATGACAGAAGAGGTCGCTCAAGGAGCAAAGACCACAATGTAAATAAGAAGGAAAAGGAGTCAGAGTCTGATCAcaataaagacagaaataagGGTCTTGAGGAGGATAAAAAGCATAAAGAGGATACCAAAGGAAAAAATGGTGAGAGAACTAGaacaaagtcacaaagtaaGGAAAGGCCAACAACAAAAGATGGGCACAGATCAAGCAGCAGGAACAGGGATAAGAGCAGACGCGCAGTGtcaaaagacaaagaagaaaaacgagagaaggacagagagaggggcaGAGAACGTATTACGAGTCAGGACAGACGACACAACAGTGAAAGGGAGAATAAGAAGCGAGGAACATCCAGGGATAAAGAACAGCGAACAAGAAGTCCAGAAAGAAATAAGCCGAGAGACTCCCACAGAGGCAGGCGCTCCAGAAGCAAGAGCAACAAGAGAGACCACAGCAAAGATCGGTCCTCTCATAGaaaggacaaagacagagaatCTGGCAACCAAAGGAGAAGACGTAGCAGCAGTTCTGAGAGCGATAGAGATGAGAAAAGGAAGAGTCAAAAGACCCCAGATAGTAAACGGAGAAAAGCAAATAGTAGCTCCAGATCCAAAGACAGAAGAAGCCCGGCCAAACCAAGACCAGATAGTACAAAGGGTAAAGACCGAAACGACAGCAAGAGGAATAAATCAAGCTCAAGCTCTGACAGCGACTGA
- the cfap210 gene encoding coiled-coil domain-containing protein 173 isoform X2, with the protein MLVRVKRKALSSGEEASRMIQPPDLRKVTVLTKAEWLRIQDEIKQVNKDKERMREAAKQREALHLHSKEVVKLWSNTIAGQRQKKLEAKKLREEIEEEKRKLADMEEAKYQEQQRREAIEKAKTQLYYQTDRVKGLHRALLLTEVLKEREAQIELRKRIKSASKDVDKEFLNVVGSKEDEALRQEQEKALQKKLERQAVAEQLKKQVKENKLLRERQKIENKKDGEETLRLQELYQWEQRMEEERQAKLKRDLMHAHLEHITNRDLIRAADTQKKNAEEEQRKLFLSAKQKMMRLRKDKEKELFKEAQMRRERIMDKLTVTQQERTDSEEQRTAKAVAERDAKQAQQQRKEEEKKAAMLESIAAHREFLRQEKEQRDKTAKQNTQDRLQAKKQADRIFSEKQQLKAQRIKEDRRKLQEFHATQMAQKSAWHQQLRREEHEFEVKTAELIAEEEKQFQQYSRHIISAAAEAQRNVFPLCKAAGEGLGGGLGSISNGVKPIYLVQDCTGAQMPKYVSGTTQNIKKLNEAVDIQDTKRRLGFTWS; encoded by the exons tgtctTCAGGTGAGGAAGCCAGCAGGATGATCCAGCCACCAGACCTCCGGAAAGTCACTGTCTTAACCAAGGCTGAATGGCTAAGGATTCAAGATGAAATTAAACAGGTTAATAAAGACaaggagagaatgagagaggcaGCAAAACAGAGAGAGGCCCTCCACTTGCATTCAAAAGAAGTGGTGAAACTGTGGTCCAATACCATCGCT GGTCAAAGGCAAAAAAAGCTGGAGGCAAAGAAGCTCCGGGAGGAGATtgaagaggagaaaaggaaaTTGGCTGATATGGAAGAGGCCAAATATCAGGAGCAACAGCGGAGAGAGGCCATTGAAAAAGCCAAGACTCAGCTGTATTATCAAACCGACCGTGTTAAAGGATTACAT CGTGCACTCTTGCTGACAGAGGTGCTGAAGGAGAGGGAAGCTCAGATCGAACTGAGGAAAAGAATCAAGAGTGCCTCCAAAGATGTGGACAAAGAATTCCTGAATGTGGTAGGGAGCAAAGAGGATGAAGCCTTGAGACAGGAGCAGGAGAAGGCACTGCAGAAAAAGCTTGAGAGACAGGCTGTGGCAGAGCAgctaaaaaaaca gGTGAAGGAAAATAAGTTACTGAGAGAGCGACAGAAGATAGAGAACAAAAAGGACGGAGAGGAAACCCTACGCCTACAAGAGCTCTACCAATGGGAGCAAAGAATGGAGGAAGAAAGACAAGCAAAGCTGAAGAGAGACCTTATGCATGCTCACCTG GAACATATCACCAATAGAGACCTCATAAGAGCGGCagatacacaaaaaaagaatgccGAAGAGGAGCAAAGGaaactttttctctctgcaaaacaaaaaatgatgaGGTTAcggaaagacaaagaaaaggaaTTGTTCAA AGAGGCCCAGATGCGCAGAGAGAGGATCATGGACAAGCTGACCGTCACACAGCAGGAGAGAACTGACAGCGAGGAGCAGAGGACTGCGAAGGCTGTCGCTGAGCGGGATGCAAAACAGGCACAGCagcagaggaaggaggaggaaaagaaggcgGCAATGTTGGAGTCGATCGCTGCACACAGAGAATTCCTG AGACAAGAAAAGGAGCAGAGGGACAAAACGGCCAAACAGAACACCCAAGACAGACTTCAGGCCAAGAAACAGGCTGACAGAATATTTTCTGAGAAACAACAATTGAAGGCTCAGAGGATCAAAGAAGATAGAAGAAAACTACAAGAATTCCATGCCACACAAATG gctcaAAAAAGTGCCTGGCATCAGCAGCTGAGAAGAGAGGAACATGAGTTTGAAGTGAAGACCGCAGAGCTCATTGCTGAAGAGGAAAAACAGTTTCAACAGTATTCACGGCACATCATCAGCGCAGCGGCAGAGGCTCAGCGAAATGTGTTTCCGCTTTGCAAAGCCGCGGGGGAAGGGCTTGGAGGAGGGCTTGGTTCCATTTCTAATGGAGTCAAGCCTATCTACCTCGTTCAGGACTGTACTGGTGCTCAAATGCCCAAATATGTCTCTGGTACCACCCAGAACATTAAAAAGCTTAATGAGGCCGTAGATATTCAAGACACAAAGAGGAGACTTGGGTTTACATGGTCATAG
- the cfap210 gene encoding coiled-coil domain-containing protein 173 isoform X1, with product MASVVQYGRRRGSSKRVSSGEEASRMIQPPDLRKVTVLTKAEWLRIQDEIKQVNKDKERMREAAKQREALHLHSKEVVKLWSNTIAGQRQKKLEAKKLREEIEEEKRKLADMEEAKYQEQQRREAIEKAKTQLYYQTDRVKGLHRALLLTEVLKEREAQIELRKRIKSASKDVDKEFLNVVGSKEDEALRQEQEKALQKKLERQAVAEQLKKQVKENKLLRERQKIENKKDGEETLRLQELYQWEQRMEEERQAKLKRDLMHAHLEHITNRDLIRAADTQKKNAEEEQRKLFLSAKQKMMRLRKDKEKELFKEAQMRRERIMDKLTVTQQERTDSEEQRTAKAVAERDAKQAQQQRKEEEKKAAMLESIAAHREFLRQEKEQRDKTAKQNTQDRLQAKKQADRIFSEKQQLKAQRIKEDRRKLQEFHATQMAQKSAWHQQLRREEHEFEVKTAELIAEEEKQFQQYSRHIISAAAEAQRNVFPLCKAAGEGLGGGLGSISNGVKPIYLVQDCTGAQMPKYVSGTTQNIKKLNEAVDIQDTKRRLGFTWS from the exons ATGGCATCGGTGGTTCAGTACGGCCGAAGAAGAGGCTCTAGTAAAAGAG tgtctTCAGGTGAGGAAGCCAGCAGGATGATCCAGCCACCAGACCTCCGGAAAGTCACTGTCTTAACCAAGGCTGAATGGCTAAGGATTCAAGATGAAATTAAACAGGTTAATAAAGACaaggagagaatgagagaggcaGCAAAACAGAGAGAGGCCCTCCACTTGCATTCAAAAGAAGTGGTGAAACTGTGGTCCAATACCATCGCT GGTCAAAGGCAAAAAAAGCTGGAGGCAAAGAAGCTCCGGGAGGAGATtgaagaggagaaaaggaaaTTGGCTGATATGGAAGAGGCCAAATATCAGGAGCAACAGCGGAGAGAGGCCATTGAAAAAGCCAAGACTCAGCTGTATTATCAAACCGACCGTGTTAAAGGATTACAT CGTGCACTCTTGCTGACAGAGGTGCTGAAGGAGAGGGAAGCTCAGATCGAACTGAGGAAAAGAATCAAGAGTGCCTCCAAAGATGTGGACAAAGAATTCCTGAATGTGGTAGGGAGCAAAGAGGATGAAGCCTTGAGACAGGAGCAGGAGAAGGCACTGCAGAAAAAGCTTGAGAGACAGGCTGTGGCAGAGCAgctaaaaaaaca gGTGAAGGAAAATAAGTTACTGAGAGAGCGACAGAAGATAGAGAACAAAAAGGACGGAGAGGAAACCCTACGCCTACAAGAGCTCTACCAATGGGAGCAAAGAATGGAGGAAGAAAGACAAGCAAAGCTGAAGAGAGACCTTATGCATGCTCACCTG GAACATATCACCAATAGAGACCTCATAAGAGCGGCagatacacaaaaaaagaatgccGAAGAGGAGCAAAGGaaactttttctctctgcaaaacaaaaaatgatgaGGTTAcggaaagacaaagaaaaggaaTTGTTCAA AGAGGCCCAGATGCGCAGAGAGAGGATCATGGACAAGCTGACCGTCACACAGCAGGAGAGAACTGACAGCGAGGAGCAGAGGACTGCGAAGGCTGTCGCTGAGCGGGATGCAAAACAGGCACAGCagcagaggaaggaggaggaaaagaaggcgGCAATGTTGGAGTCGATCGCTGCACACAGAGAATTCCTG AGACAAGAAAAGGAGCAGAGGGACAAAACGGCCAAACAGAACACCCAAGACAGACTTCAGGCCAAGAAACAGGCTGACAGAATATTTTCTGAGAAACAACAATTGAAGGCTCAGAGGATCAAAGAAGATAGAAGAAAACTACAAGAATTCCATGCCACACAAATG gctcaAAAAAGTGCCTGGCATCAGCAGCTGAGAAGAGAGGAACATGAGTTTGAAGTGAAGACCGCAGAGCTCATTGCTGAAGAGGAAAAACAGTTTCAACAGTATTCACGGCACATCATCAGCGCAGCGGCAGAGGCTCAGCGAAATGTGTTTCCGCTTTGCAAAGCCGCGGGGGAAGGGCTTGGAGGAGGGCTTGGTTCCATTTCTAATGGAGTCAAGCCTATCTACCTCGTTCAGGACTGTACTGGTGCTCAAATGCCCAAATATGTCTCTGGTACCACCCAGAACATTAAAAAGCTTAATGAGGCCGTAGATATTCAAGACACAAAGAGGAGACTTGGGTTTACATGGTCATAG
- the fastkd1 gene encoding FAST kinase domain-containing protein 1, mitochondrial, protein MLRLRCVNSFLGRLLHGGAANRDQVLEQLRVCSAEDQVFDVVGKNKAKLTVNHVSRAVGMLWQFQKEKPQMLRTVELIKSHPQFLTLRVLAENKIALMDDLMLVNMLYSFLRLHVDPHDSLVQQLVSEAWLRIDRFPMTSLSKFSICLSDQHLQHSPLMGHITSIVDQRLSSIDDARILTTLMISMSSLVSPRLRDALISRADHLLDTMDPSNFNNPRRVVQFLRNTKHSYRPLLEKCNKIILCNIVRLDAENISIIMGLYQSLQFNSCDFRLAVKQRLKELIDSSTDPFSFTKLFVALAPMASQEIRDGLENTALLLADELNGQQALAIAEALEEIQSRNLSLLNKIALVIQRNLHCYKPVEVARITQALFLLQYQNPELFTKLRNILVNFLQRSFFPYEVTMLTRVLSMLPCPRLDDSVISRVDSVVTQCNLNDLNTISFAVAKWVRNDPSYRHNTPSKYVRLLQTLNRCGHERLQKANRLDLVLEELKYISGEWFEEMLVEETMVTLKRMMDQINWTNVPELALFLTRINHLCPPLMDRIATMAIKDIDKIHHSATYATLLPFSVLNYDPVQADELYDVCIQRFTPHIRSFDPHLLVLLAYTLAVADCFPEELVKEIFSIDFLGKLDAQLETLPDNLNMRTRLRLMELNRAVCLECPEFQVPWFHERYCQQLQKKGNGTVSPVQQQIHKMLGEVLGGINCVRVAVVTPYFYTADFECILDKHLQPLPYSEPSTLQISDRGQVHWGTSSVENIRDELPPGAQRVAVNFLDSKSFCKNSHHMKGEALMRKRHLEILGYRVVQIPHFEWNSMELSTPDAWKDYLKKNLFRELSS, encoded by the exons ATGCTTCGTCTCAGGTGTGTAAATTCCTTCCTTGGGAGGCTTCTTCATGGGGGGGCAGCGAACCGAGACCAGGTTCTGGAGCAGCTGCGGGTTTGCTCCGCTGAAGACCAGGTGTTTGACGTGGTGGGCAAGAACAAGGCCAAACTCACAGTGAACCATGTCAGCAGGGCTGTGGGAATGCTGTGGCAGTTCCAGAAGGAAAAGCCGCAAATGCTCAGGACTGTGGAGCTCATCAAAAGCCACCCACAGTTCTTGACTCTCCGGGTTTTGGCGGAGAACAAAATTGCTCTTATGGATGATTTAATGTTGGTCAACATGCTTTACAGTTTCCTCAG GTTGCATGTGGATCCACATGACTCTCTTGTTCAGCAGTTGGTTTCAGAAGCATGGCTCAGAATAGACAG ATTTCCAATGACATCCCTATCCAAGTTTTCCATCTGTCTAAGTGATCAGCACCTTCAACACAGTCCTCTAATGGGCCACATCACCAGTATTGTGGATCAGAGGTTGTCTTCCATTGATGATGCCAG GATCCTAACCACACTGATGATCAGCATGTCGTCCCTGGTGTCTCCCCGGCTTCGTGATGCCCTGATTAGCAGGGCAGACCATCTCCTAGACACCATGGATCCTTCAAATTTTAACAACCCGCGGAGAGTGGTGCAGTTTCTACGCAACACCAAGCACAGTTACCGGCCTCTGCTGGAGAAGTGCAACAAGATCATCTTGTGCAACATTGTCAGACTGGACGCAGAAAATATCAGCATCATCATGGGGCTGTATCAGTCTCTGCAGTTCAACAGCTGTGACTTCAGGCTGGCTGTCAAACAAAGACTAAAAGAACTGATTGATTCAAGCACCGACCCTTTCTCCTTCACCAAACTGTTTGTCGCTCTGGCTCCGATGGCCAGTCAGGAGATCAGAGACGG GTTGGAGAACACTGCCCTCCTGTTGGCGGACGAGCTCAATGGACAACAGGCTTTGGCAATAGCTGAAGCTCTAGAAGAGATTCAGAGCAGGAATCTTAGCTTACTGAACAA AATTGCATTGGTAATCCAAAGGAATCTTCATTGCTACAAGCCAGTGGAGGTGGCCAGAATCACCCAAGCTCTTTTTCTGCTGCAGTACCAGAACCCCGAACTCTTCACTAAACTAAGGAACATTTTGGTCAA CTTTTTGCAGCGCAGCTTCTTTCCCTACGAGGTGACCATGTTGACCCGTGTTCTGTCCATGCTGCCCTGCCCGCGGCTTGACGACAGCGTGATCTCGAGGGTGGATTCGGTTGTGACCCAGTGCAATCTCAATGACCTCAACACCATTTCTTTCGCCGTGGCCAAGTGGGTGCGCAATGATCCCTCCTACCGCCACAACACTCCCAGCAAGTACGTCCGTCTGCTGCAGACCCTGAACCGTTGCGGGCATGAGAGGCTGCAAAAAGCCAACCGGCTGGACTTGGTGCTGGAGGAGCTCAAGTACATTTCGGGCGAGTGGTTTGAGGAAATGCTAGTGGAAGAGACGATGGTCACGTTGAAGAGGATGATGGACCAAATAAACTGGACCAATGTGCCGGAGCTGGCCCTCTTCTTAACCAGGATAAATCACCTCTGCCCTCCCCTGATGGACCGTATCGCCACTATGGCAAttaaagacattgacaag ATTCACCACTCTGCAACCTATGCTACCCTGCTACCCTTCTCTGTCCTGAATTATGATCCCGTACAAGCAGACGAGTTGTATGATGTTTGTATTCAGCGCTTCACGCCTCATATCA GGTCCTTTGACCCACATCTGCTAGTTCTCCTGGCTTACACTTTGGCTGTGGCCGACTGTTTTCCTGAGGAACTGGTCAAAGAAATCTTCAGTATAGACTTTCTGGGAAAGCTGGATGCCCAACTAGAAA CTCTACCTGACAACCTAAACATGCGGACCAGGTTACGCCTCATGGAGCTCAATCGTGCCGTGTGTCTTGAGTGTCCCGAGTTCCAGGTGCCCTGGTTTCATGAGCGCTACTGCCAGCAGTTGCAAAAGAAAG ggAATGGCACTGTGAGTCCTGTGCAACAGCAAATCCACAAAATGCTGGGCGAGGTTCTTGGTGGCATTAACTGTGTTCGAGTAGCAGTTGTCACTCCATATTTTTACACTGCAG ACTTTGAATGCATACTGGACAAACATCTGCAGCCGTTGCCCTACAGCGAGCCCAGCACGCTGCAGATCTCAGACAGAGGACAGGTTCACTGGGGGACCAGCTCAgtggaaaacatcagggatGAGCTGCCACCTGGAGCTCAGCG AGTTGCTGTGAACTTCCTGGATTCAAAGTCCTTCTGCAAGAACTCTCACCATATGAAAGGTGAAGCCCTGATGAGAAAAAGACACCTTGAAATTCTGGGATATCGTGTGGTTCAG atccCCCACTTTGAATGGAACTCTATGGAGCTTTCAACACCAGATGCCTGGAAGGACTATCTAAAGAAGAACCTATTTAGAGAGCTTTCTTCTTGA
- the cfap210 gene encoding coiled-coil domain-containing protein 173 isoform X3: MIQPPDLRKVTVLTKAEWLRIQDEIKQVNKDKERMREAAKQREALHLHSKEVVKLWSNTIAGQRQKKLEAKKLREEIEEEKRKLADMEEAKYQEQQRREAIEKAKTQLYYQTDRVKGLHRALLLTEVLKEREAQIELRKRIKSASKDVDKEFLNVVGSKEDEALRQEQEKALQKKLERQAVAEQLKKQVKENKLLRERQKIENKKDGEETLRLQELYQWEQRMEEERQAKLKRDLMHAHLEHITNRDLIRAADTQKKNAEEEQRKLFLSAKQKMMRLRKDKEKELFKEAQMRRERIMDKLTVTQQERTDSEEQRTAKAVAERDAKQAQQQRKEEEKKAAMLESIAAHREFLRQEKEQRDKTAKQNTQDRLQAKKQADRIFSEKQQLKAQRIKEDRRKLQEFHATQMAQKSAWHQQLRREEHEFEVKTAELIAEEEKQFQQYSRHIISAAAEAQRNVFPLCKAAGEGLGGGLGSISNGVKPIYLVQDCTGAQMPKYVSGTTQNIKKLNEAVDIQDTKRRLGFTWS, from the exons ATGATCCAGCCACCAGACCTCCGGAAAGTCACTGTCTTAACCAAGGCTGAATGGCTAAGGATTCAAGATGAAATTAAACAGGTTAATAAAGACaaggagagaatgagagaggcaGCAAAACAGAGAGAGGCCCTCCACTTGCATTCAAAAGAAGTGGTGAAACTGTGGTCCAATACCATCGCT GGTCAAAGGCAAAAAAAGCTGGAGGCAAAGAAGCTCCGGGAGGAGATtgaagaggagaaaaggaaaTTGGCTGATATGGAAGAGGCCAAATATCAGGAGCAACAGCGGAGAGAGGCCATTGAAAAAGCCAAGACTCAGCTGTATTATCAAACCGACCGTGTTAAAGGATTACAT CGTGCACTCTTGCTGACAGAGGTGCTGAAGGAGAGGGAAGCTCAGATCGAACTGAGGAAAAGAATCAAGAGTGCCTCCAAAGATGTGGACAAAGAATTCCTGAATGTGGTAGGGAGCAAAGAGGATGAAGCCTTGAGACAGGAGCAGGAGAAGGCACTGCAGAAAAAGCTTGAGAGACAGGCTGTGGCAGAGCAgctaaaaaaaca gGTGAAGGAAAATAAGTTACTGAGAGAGCGACAGAAGATAGAGAACAAAAAGGACGGAGAGGAAACCCTACGCCTACAAGAGCTCTACCAATGGGAGCAAAGAATGGAGGAAGAAAGACAAGCAAAGCTGAAGAGAGACCTTATGCATGCTCACCTG GAACATATCACCAATAGAGACCTCATAAGAGCGGCagatacacaaaaaaagaatgccGAAGAGGAGCAAAGGaaactttttctctctgcaaaacaaaaaatgatgaGGTTAcggaaagacaaagaaaaggaaTTGTTCAA AGAGGCCCAGATGCGCAGAGAGAGGATCATGGACAAGCTGACCGTCACACAGCAGGAGAGAACTGACAGCGAGGAGCAGAGGACTGCGAAGGCTGTCGCTGAGCGGGATGCAAAACAGGCACAGCagcagaggaaggaggaggaaaagaaggcgGCAATGTTGGAGTCGATCGCTGCACACAGAGAATTCCTG AGACAAGAAAAGGAGCAGAGGGACAAAACGGCCAAACAGAACACCCAAGACAGACTTCAGGCCAAGAAACAGGCTGACAGAATATTTTCTGAGAAACAACAATTGAAGGCTCAGAGGATCAAAGAAGATAGAAGAAAACTACAAGAATTCCATGCCACACAAATG gctcaAAAAAGTGCCTGGCATCAGCAGCTGAGAAGAGAGGAACATGAGTTTGAAGTGAAGACCGCAGAGCTCATTGCTGAAGAGGAAAAACAGTTTCAACAGTATTCACGGCACATCATCAGCGCAGCGGCAGAGGCTCAGCGAAATGTGTTTCCGCTTTGCAAAGCCGCGGGGGAAGGGCTTGGAGGAGGGCTTGGTTCCATTTCTAATGGAGTCAAGCCTATCTACCTCGTTCAGGACTGTACTGGTGCTCAAATGCCCAAATATGTCTCTGGTACCACCCAGAACATTAAAAAGCTTAATGAGGCCGTAGATATTCAAGACACAAAGAGGAGACTTGGGTTTACATGGTCATAG